The Piliocolobus tephrosceles isolate RC106 chromosome 4, ASM277652v3, whole genome shotgun sequence genome contains the following window.
TTTTAAGTTTTAATCATTAATCCTCTTCAGAACTGGAATCATCCTCTTGGTCAGAGAGTTCAGGAACAGGGAAGCGGAGAATGGCAGCTACCCCAGTCAACTGGCTGAGCTGTTCCCCAGAAACGTGAAGACTAGAGAATATCCTAACTGTGCCTGCATTCTCTTTCACACTGTCCACCAGCCTCACATACCGGCTCCGTGTGGCTACATCCTGATGCCTGAAGAGCTCATCGCTGATGAGCAATGTGTCAATTGCCATGGCTTCATTGGCCTTCTCCACCTGCTTGAGTCCATAGAAAGCTCGATCCGGTTCATGTTGTAACATTTTATAGAAGTCATCCAAGGCTTTGACTTCCCCAGCAGCTTTAGTGTCTGAAAGGCGGCTAGCTACAGTAGGGTCACAAAGGGCCTCTTTCAGGGAGTACTTGTGTCCGGAGGAGGCATGTACCTAGAATCACAATTATAAAAGTTAGGCAAAAGAATCTCTCAGAACACCCATTAATCGGCCCACAAAGGCTTAAAGCCAAAAGCGCTAATAAGGTTTCATATGTTTCAGCAAAGTTGACTCCACAAATTTGCtagacatttaatatttttttttttttatttcattatctcaTGAAAATCCCAGGTAAGTAAAGACTTTCTCCTCTTATTTTTCCCAGTTCTAAAACTTTAGGAGTAGTTCACACCAATCCCTCTGCCCATTCTTAACTATCCCTGGGTAAGATTGTTTTACCTGAAGAAATTTGGACCGGTTTTCCAGGAGCAGTTTGTTGTCGGTCTTCACTGCTTGTTGAAACATGTAGTCGCAGAACTGCTCCCTCACAAATCCTGGGCTGGCCACCAGGATGCACTTTACAACATCAAAGTGTATGTGGCGCTGGATAGCCTGGACCACCTGTTCATAGAACCGCTCCAAGGCCCGGTCATGCTGAGAGCAATTGCCTTTCCTTTTCCTAGGGATGTTCACCTCCACCTTGGCCCGAGTGAGGGTCATGCTGGGAGTGACTAAGCAGATATGGGCGAGGCCTTCCTGCATGACCACAGCCGCCACATCAGCGCTCCAGGCTGGGTCACAGGCCTGCTCGATGCGCTCCAGAACCACACTATCCCACTGTTTCTTGGCCAGGGTGAACTGGCGGTTGGGCTCCAGCTCGATGGTGTGGTAAGCTCCCATCTTGACATATTCATTCTCTTGGATGTTGGTCCCCTTAACCCGCAGCTGGCAGGCTTGAGAGTCGAAGTCGATGGCCTCCACGCAGAGAGTGAGGGTAGTGCGGACCCGATTGCTGCCCACGCTGCCCGTGGAGGACTCGGTCTGTACCTTGCGGATGGTGGAGGCGCGCAGGCTGTCGCCCACCTGCACGAGGTTGTAAGTGTGCCACATGTCCTCAGGCTCCTCGGGGACCAGGGTCACCTGGCCTGCATTATCCTTCTCGATGTTCTTCCTCACGAGCTTCATGACCAAGGAAGGGGCTCACTGACAGAACCACAGGAACCAAGGAGGTCCTCACCTCCGCCCCGGAGAGTGGATGGGAATGCAGGCCGGGAAGGGGGCGGGGCCCGGTTTCTATGGGCACTTGCCTGGCGGGAAGGAAATACTCTTGCTTCGACTCTTGCAGCCTAGGGGAGCACTTCCTCTATCCTTTCCTCTTTCAGTCTGCGGGCGCGCTGCTCCTAACAGGCACGGGAAACACAGCAGCGAAACTCGTCCACTCCGCGGTTCCCGCTGGCAGCCCGGAGCAGCTGGCTGACGTAATGAAGGCGCATGCGCAGCCCGCGTCCCGCGACCGGACGCACGTCTCACGTCCCCAAGGGGGAGGCGGGGCCGCAGTCCGCGCACGCGCAGGCGCACTAAGCTGTGAGGCGCTCCGGTCAAATGAACTCCCTAAAGAAGGTGCAGAATGGTGGCGAGTCCTTTAGTTTAATGCCAAACTTGAACTTCCTAAGTTTTCTCTTCCATCCCTGTCTGTGAAGAATCCGGGGAGTGTGTGGGTGCAAATATTAGTTTTAACTGGCTGCAGTTGCCACTCTGCAACGCTTCCCTCTGGGTAAATTGAATTTCAAAACTAGCAGTAAAAGTAGCTCTCAGAAGTGCAGATTTGGCCCCAAAGGCCCAAACTATTCTCGTTTTTGCTCTTGCCTTATCCGCACTCGGACGCTACAAGCCTGTTGGAGCTGGTATTTAGACGCGGTTTCTGAGAACTACTGATCACGTTCCGTCTGGGCGCCCAGCAACGTGTCCAGCTGTTTTCTGCGCCTAGTTACCGTGTCTGCACGATCTCATTAACCCAGCTGTTAAAGCGCTGGTCCCAAGAGAGAAGAAACTATGTGAGGAATTTACCCCTGGGTGGACCTCTCAGTTGCTTGACCTGATGTCCTGAGAAACCTAGGCTCCAAAGTTGGCAGCCTCAGCTTTCCGCAGTCCAGTAGCCTGTGAAATGTTTAGGGTGGGGGTTGGGTCGCAATAGCTTAGGGCCAGATCTTCACTGCCGCAGCTAAGCTAAAAGTCGAGGCTATGGGAAGTGGGGGAAAACAATTAACTATGACTGACCCTGATTGAATAGCTACATAATTTAAATACAATCCTTAAGTTACTTAGCATTCTTTATTAGGAAGTGGAAATGGAGAAGTGGGATTGCCTCTTTAAAAGACCCAtgaatagaaaaaacaaacaaagaaatccaaaagtttcttgagatggagtggAGCGCCGAAGAGTCCTGCACACATAGCTTCTCACTGTCTTTTCTGTTTTACTCTGTGTGGATTGGAAAGGGGAACTAACCAGCCTGAACAGATGAAACAGGGATGAAAGGAAGGAATCTGAGTTTGGCATAggcttgtgaaaggaaaataaatctcggATCCCCAAACTcattaagccaaagggaaaagttaagctgggaactgggtcacACAAAACTGCCTTGCCTCTTGGTTTTTGAATGAGATGGCTACCAGATGAAAAGCTACACACGTCGCTcatattttgcccacaaggaaattctcAGTGAGCgccaagatctttaccctaaagtgtttatattaaaatttaccaTGGGAATATAAATGGATAACTTCCGTTTTCAGCCTCTGCCCACCTgacacaaatgcatatctgactgTTCTCCTGCCCCATTTATCTAtgttatcttatgtaaaaatgcagattcagacTCACTATGCCAGACAGAGGCATGAATGATTATTTTCCCCCTGCCAACCTCTCACATGAAAACTGTATTTCTCAgtatcccaccctttcccctttaaatttggagccctcaaaatcatcttccCAGAAAGGCATAGCCGGCGCGCGTCCTTAATTTTGGCAAATAAACgtcctaaaatgattgagacttgtctcaacaTTTTTCTCAACTGACAGGCTTCACAATTTAAATGTCAATTATCTTCCTAAGAGGTTATCAGGTGACAGAAAGGTCCCCTCCAAGGGGAAAGTCCAAGTAAGAACCACTACTTATTAATATTTGTggcctcttttctctttgtttctcgtTCTCTATGTCGCCccttacttcctccttccttcccaccttccAATCATACTGAGTACCTTCAAGAAGTTCCTAATTCACATTGCCTTCTTCCAATTCCAAGAGAACCCAGCAACTTTTCACTAAGCAAAGAACTGATCACACTGAAGTGTGAAGGTGATTTGCCTATCCAAAggacactgtatttttttaaaaaagtatcttgTTAACTTAAAATTCCTACCTAATTGGTAGGGCGAAAGTGTTcttgggtgtgtatgtgtgagagtgagagagagagagaagaaataattttgaactgGGGCTTTGAAGTGCTCCTCGATCATCTTTCTAAGTACAATTCATCTTTCCCATAGTCTGCCAAAGATTAAAAGCCACAGAATCACAGTGGAAAGCACACAGTAGGATCTTAACAAAAGGTTTTTATTGAAGAGCTATCACTTACTGAATGTTTATCAAGTTCTTTCCTATGCTCTAATTCTCCCCTGTAAGGTAAATATTTGTTATCCtaattttatagaagaaaatcaACCATGGGGAAGTTAAGAAATGTTTTCAAGATCACATGACTAGCATTGAAATTCAGGCCTGCTTAACTCTTATACCCTCTCTTTCCACTACCACCATCCTATATTATGAATGTTCGTAATCATCTTTGTCACTGCAAATTATGTGCTATTATCCACTGTCACTTCCCCTCAACTGTCACCTTTACCAGTTAAACAAAAACTCACAGCTTGGGAACCAACCTAGAGGGTTTGAAAGGCACTAGTCCCTTTCCTGCTCTTTTATCACctcttaaaattattatacttttgtCTTctacatagtattttttttccttctgtccaGCCTAGGTCATCATTACACTCTTAGAGAAAGATCTAATATTctacattaggaaaaaaaaaaaaaaaaaaaaaaaaaaaaaaatatatatatatatatatacacattagaaACCTGTGAAAAACCCTTATTGACTCTTAAATTCATggttaaaaaagttttattttaagttatgaGACAAACCACTTCaggccattttaaaaaatatcaatgtGCTTCCATAATTGAGcatactataaaatatttcatagaatTACTGTTTTATGTGAAACATCTGCAATAGTTgggaacttttttttcctttttttttttttttttgtaatttaaaccTGTAGTTGACTATTAGACGTTTTCACCCAGATTTTGTGTCATGGATTGGTATTTCTAGACCaatcattatgtttttattttgattcattttggATTCTCATTCCCTATGAATTAACGTCTACAATCCCTTGCTACAATCCCAAATTGCACTGGCCTTACAAATTTACTTCCCGCTTTTCCCCTCAGGGCATCCTATATTCCAGCTTGAAAGTAACCTTTGTTTCCTACATATGCTAGGAACTTTCTAATTTGCTACCTTAACTCATACTAACTTCTCTATTTAAAATGTCACTTCTTTTCATCCCTGCTTCCATTAATACTGCCTATCTTTAAAGtccattttaaatgttgtctCAAACGTGAAACTGTAATCTTGAAACCATGTTAATTTAAACACATATCTTTTTTGTTGAACTCTGGAAGGATTCCTCTTTATACTCTTTTGTCTTCTGCAAGGTCCTTTGCGCATAGTAGGCACTCATATATTAATGATAAGCTAGGTGAGTCAAATGTAAAGTATGGCAGCTATTTTAACATTATTGCAGACATTTCCAGACATTTCTTAAGGCACTTATATTCTTATTGACTGTATTTCAGTTAATAACGGTAGTTTAGAAACTGCtgtagttatatatttattttcatttttttccaaataagcaaaatattgagaaaaataacCAGTGCTTTTAGCTCTGTTGctttaaatactaattttatacttatttattgGCTGTTTAAAATAGAAATCTTTATATCAGTAACTTTATATCAGTAAAAATCTTTATATCAGTAACTTTAATTATACCTATTTTTCCTACAATTTATATTAATCTCttcagaaggggaaaaaaagtaatgttacctccaaaagtttttaatttgttgctCTTGAGACACTTCCAGTGTCTCAAAAAGAGAACTGGGCTAGAAGTCAAGCATCCTGGATTGTAGTTCTTACTCTTCAATTGTTTTTACTGTAACTTTTGGCAGTACTCAGTCTCTTTGGAACTCAATTTATTTTACTGAAGAATTGAGGGAATTGAATTCAATAGTTAAACTTGTAACTAAAAATTATGCtgcagtaatattttttaaatgtttaaacagCACCTATAATCTCATCCTAacatatttgttttcaattttgcaTGCTATCTTTCAAATCTGATTTTTCTAAGACCCATTTCGGTGGTGGAAGACTGATTCGAAGTTTCATACTTATGGGCCAAGAATTGACAGACCTCAAATATGGTCTTTCCTGGATGGATTCTATCAACTTGAAATAAGTCCCAGACCGCAATAAAgctaattattttcattctaaatTATAAATAAGATGATTTGTCCTGCTCTCTCATTTGACCATCCTTATGAGGTTCTAGGGATATTATGATACCtgatattaataaattatagagCTCTAAAAATGCCTGACTTGAAGCTAGAAAACTGGATCAGACAAAACAAGGGACAAGAGCTCATTTTAACATGATCATGATTATTCAGCTTTGGAAAAATAACTGGTTTGGTAGAGTTGACTGATGGATAATCTTTGGGGTACATTAATTTATGTTATCACCCCCCTTTCAGGGAAACCGTAGGTCAGCTCTACTGAATGAAATGGTTCATGGACCTCATTGGTGAGTTGAATTACTATCTTTTCTATTATAATAAtatgaaagaaatgttttatatgACATGAAAGGGAATTATGGGCTCCTGAAAGatggaaattttgttttaataccCTCTGCTTAGCGTGTGACCCTTAAACAGTGCTGTATAAATTGTCTTGTTTtcatcttgtattttattttggaaggCTTACTTTCCTGAAACACAAACCTAATTCTTTTGTTACTCCATATAAAGCACCTTGGGAATCTCTCCCACCATTGCTTCTTTCCATGTCTACTACCTCTCCCACCAGTAAAGGCAGAGACTTACTATGTTTAATCTGTCTTTGTGCTGCTGGAACACAGCATGACAAGTGGCACatacttatatttttagtatgcAAAAATTAATGGTTATTAATTTGTCTTTAATTCAGAGTTTTTAACTTGCCTATAACTGACATTCTAAAATTAGGAAATCACATTCTGTTTTGTAAtgttactaaaaattttaaaagaaggttACTCTTAAGGTAAGTTTATATATAAACCTATTTCAATATTTGAGATAGACATGCTTAGGTAagaaaatggtaatttaaaatacatcttcCCCAGGAAAATTtcttaacatgttttaaaataacacataatGGCAAGTAGTTTTACTATACATGGTTTGGAAAGTGAACTTTACAAAATAAGAAGCCAGAGCTCCAATTATGAATATCTAGTGATAAACACAATTGTTTATTTAGAGAGAATGTGCAAACCTCAGATTGTGCAAAGGTTCCCATGTGACCTCCACCAACAAAGCTAAGTGGATGACTGGGAGGATTAGTTGGCTAATATAGacaaaaaggtaaaaagtaaaagagaaagtgttttttgttttttttgtttgtttgttttaaggaaCTTGTTCTCACTTACTATGTAAATTTCTCATGATGGAAAATGCTTACTGCAGTTgtcacaaaataatataaaacctcctaccaaataaagaaaatcctatcaacagaagtgtgtgtgtgtgtgtgtgtgtgtgtatttttatttgcatgtattCTTAAACAGCATAAGATCATTTCACcaaaaatattataagtaaaatgtaTAACACAGGTAATTTTAAGGACTGGCCAGTAGCCATGTATTTCTAGACTTCAGTGTTtggtaaaataaaagtcaaattaataaaataattttgaaagtacatttaatatgatttttaacaaaatatataaaccatCTTAACTATTGATGTTTTAAAGTGATTTAAGTgctatatttaaatgtaagaatttgcatttattttaggAGATCTCATATAATTCATACAAAAAGAGTATATGTATATCCACTCCTTTGCATATTTGAATTACAATGATTTTTCAATTCAGATCTCTTACTTGTCTTGTTAATAGGGATCTCCTCTTTGGATAAAACTGAATTTTTTCAACACGTAAAGTGAATTCTTAACACCAACCAGCATgtgcattttaatttccttttgataTTTAGTTGacttttttatcttccttttaaaTCATAGGAAAGTTTTGATGAAAATTAGTCTCTTTCCTATATACACAGCCCTGGAGCTTACCACCAACATGACAAAAGGTTAAGAGTTTGCCAAAACTAGAGTCATTAATCCTGTGCAACTGGAACATTATTTGATCACTTTATTGTCACCTTTCTCCTGAAGCTCTCTTCTAAAGATAGAGCATTTGGAGGAAGCTCTGTTTTGGGGATCTGGTGATGCTGTTGGTGCCAGAGGAGCAATTATCCCCTAAAACAGATACAAACTTGGCACTTGAAGAGAACTTAGAGGAACAATGTTATATCTTTGTAtctagatggggtttcacatatTAGCCTCTTCGAAATCTTATGACACAATTTTTAAGTGTCCAAAGAAGTGGAAAATTACCATGTAGCTACACTGTGTATTATTGATCGTAATTTTCAGATGCACTTTTTTCCCAATTTCAACATCTCTGAAACTAGGAAGTATCTAACAATCTAGCAATTAAAATTGGATTGGGAGTGACTTGTCTTTCTTAATGGTACATAAAATATGGTGTATCTTTCAATTGGTGGTGTCTTCCATtccattatttataaatttggGTATACAGAAATATTTCAGGTAGAGGTATAATAAAATCAGATGGAGGTATATAATAGAGGGACAATCTGATCCCTTGAGTATTTTATGAGTTTGTCAATAGTCAATTCTTTTGTGATTCATTCAATTAAAAAGTGTCTATTATTTCTAGGTGCTGTGGTTAAAGATCCTACCCTCACAGAGCATACAGCAAGCTGGAAAGACAGACAATTAGATAGTTAATTATAATACCATGGCACGTTATATAATGGAAGCAAAGGTGCTGGGATACACATGTCCTAAGGTAGGGTTCAATCTACTTCAGGGTCTCTGGAAATGACATTTATTCAGGGATTGGGATCAGTAGCAGTGGGAGTAACTACTTATGCAAAGTCCCCAAGGAGACTTTAGAGTAGCTGAAGAATAAAGGAGCTGAAAGAAGCTCAATAATCTTGAAGATAGAAATATATGCAGTCATTTGCATCCCTTGATACTCTACTGTACTTTCTTTGAGGGCGAATACAATTCTCCAGTCACAGACTGCTCTGAATAGGCAATCTATTCTGACTTTAGCACTGTGGCAACAGTTTCAAAATATCTTTCATCTCAGTTTCTTAACATGAATTTGAGTAcactattttgtatttcattcaacAAAAGAGTAGTGTAGGTAAAGAATAGCATTTTAGCCCCCAacttttctaaatgtattttaaacatgAGCTACTTTATTCTACTAAAATATGTTAAGAGATGGGGAAATTCAGTAAGTTCTAAATCTAGTGGGAAGTTTATTAGGTTAGAAGTGGAGGAACACTTTAGAGGAGCATCCATCTACTAAAGTCAGAACATCAGTGATAAGCTGTAGCCCAAGAGCTCATGCTTCAAAATAGCTGGATAAGTGTTATGACAGGAGGGAAGAGAAATAGGTAAATTAGAGTAGCATATATATTTGTCTCATGGTTACTCTCATTGCCTGtttactaaac
Protein-coding sequences here:
- the PELO gene encoding protein pelota homolog translates to MKLVRKNIEKDNAGQVTLVPEEPEDMWHTYNLVQVGDSLRASTIRKVQTESSTGSVGSNRVRTTLTLCVEAIDFDSQACQLRVKGTNIQENEYVKMGAYHTIELEPNRQFTLAKKQWDSVVLERIEQACDPAWSADVAAVVMQEGLAHICLVTPSMTLTRAKVEVNIPRKRKGNCSQHDRALERFYEQVVQAIQRHIHFDVVKCILVASPGFVREQFCDYMFQQAVKTDNKLLLENRSKFLQVHASSGHKYSLKEALCDPTVASRLSDTKAAGEVKALDDFYKMLQHEPDRAFYGLKQVEKANEAMAIDTLLISDELFRHQDVATRSRYVRLVDSVKENAGTVRIFSSLHVSGEQLSQLTGVAAILRFPVPELSDQEDDSSSEED